From the genome of Myxococcota bacterium:
TGCGCCGAGGGCGTGTCGTGCCGCGAGGTGCACCTCGAGTGGCTCGGGTTCATCACGATCCCGTTCCTGTCGTTCTCTGCCTTCAGCTTGATCGGGGCTAGTCTGTGGCTCCATCAGCGCACCACGGGGAGCACGGAAGCGTGAACAAGGAAGGAAGCCCATGAGCAAGGAAGCAAGCCGGTTGGCCCTCGCGGCGGGCGCGTTGCTCGTGGTTTTCGGGATCGGCGCGTTCCTCTACAACCAGTCCCAGAGCGACGCCCAGTCGAGTCTGCTGGCCGCCGCCGACGACACGGTCTTCGAGCGCCCCCACAGCGTGACCAAGGGGTCTGCCGACGCGCAGGTGACGATCGTCGAGTTCCTCGACCCCGAGTGCGGCTCCTGCAAGCTGATGCATCCCTACGTGAAGCGGGTCATGAACCAGTACGGCAGCCGGGTGCGTCTGGTCATCCGCTACCTCCCGCTCCACAAGAACTCGATCCAGGCGATCGCGGCGCTTGAGGCGGCCCGCGAGCAGGACCGCTTCTGGGACATGCTCGAGATCCTGTTCCGCGAACAGCACATCTGGGGCTCGCACAAGCTGCCGCGCCCCGAGCTCATTCCGGGCTACGCCGAGCAGATCGGGCTCGACATGGAGGCCTACGATCGGGTGGTGAGCCGCGGCGAATACAAAAAGCTCGCCGACATCGATCGCGCCGACGCGGCAACGCTCGGTGTGCGCGGGACGCCGACCTTCTTCGTCAACGGACGGCCCCTCGAGAAGCTGGGCTACGACGGGCTGCGTCAGCTCGTCGCCGACGCCCTCGCCCAGTCCTCCCGCACCGACAGCGAGTCCGGCACCGAGAGCTAGCGGCCCCGCGTCAGCGGGTTTCCGGGCGATTCACGGCGGCGATCTGGTCGTTCAGCGTCCAGAAGTCGTAGAGCACGCCCACGCCGACGATACCCCCGCTCACGAGGTAGAGGATCCCGGTCCAGAGCTTCCCGAGGTAGAAGCGGTGGATGCCGACCACGCCGAGGAAGGTGAGCAGCCCCCAGGCGAGGCTGTAGTCGATCTCTCCGGTGACGAAGCGTTCGTCGGCGTCGCGGTCCATCGAGGGGATCAGGAACAGGTCGATCAGCCAGCCGATTCCCAACAGGCCCAGCGTGCAGAACCAGAGGGTGCCGGTGTAGGGCTTGCCGTAGTAGAAGCGATGGGACCCGAGGAAGCCGAAGAGCCAGAGCAGGTAGCCGATGCTCTTGCGGTGGGTGTCGCCGCGGGCAGCGGCCTCGGAACTCATCGGCTGCCCTCGACCACCAGGTACACGATCCGCACGAAGGTGATCACCGCCGAGGTCAGCACCAGGGTGAGCCCGGCGTAGAAGACCCCGAAGCTGGCCGGGTAGCCGACGCTGAAGGCATTCAGGGCGAGGGCGATCGCCGCCAGCAGGGCACTCACCCAGAAACCCACGTCGAACACGATCGTCTCACGCAGGAAGATCGAGCCGAAGAGCTGACGCTGACGGGTGAAGGTGCGGGCCAGCAGGGCCAGCGTTGCCAGGCCGAGGCCCGCGCTAGCGATCGACCAGACACTCTCCTCGGCGATCTCGAACGCCAACAGGCCGACGGGGAGCAGCGAGAAGGCGATCGTGGTACCGCCGGCCTCGACCATCACGCGCAGGCGCAACTCGGCCATCGGAGCCGCGCGCGATTGCAACACCGCGACGATGCCCGCAAAGCCGAGCACCGCGACGGCGATCTCGGCGGTCGTCAGGAGCGTGTCCGAGGGATTCACGAGGCCTCACCGTACCCGCGCGAAAAGCGGCCCGGCAAACTACCACGCGGGCCGTGGCCGGCCAACGCGCGCCCCGCGGCGACGAGAGGGCATCTCATCGACCCCTCGGTCGCCAGGCACCCGCCTTCGCTCCGATCTCTTCGTTGCGAAACCTCGCCGTAGCGTCGCTATGCCTGCGGTTTCGCGCCTCGACCTCGGGCCGAATTCGGGCCCCTGTCTCGGTCGGGGTCGATGCGATGCCCTCTACTCGTCGAAGCTCAGCGTGCTGGCACCCGAGCCGGGCACGTGCTCGAGCAGCTCGAAGACGTTTCCGAACGGGTCGCGTCCGTAGGCGAAGCGGGCGGGCGAAGCGCCGAAGGGAGGTGTGTTGAACGTCACACCCTTCGAGACCAGGTAGTCGTAGTCGGTCTGGAAGTCGTCGGTGCAGACCGCGAAATGAGTGAGCCCGGTCCGGTTCACCGGTCGGTTCGCGACGCCGTCCTCGGGGCTGTTGAACTCGAAGAGTTCGATGCAGGAGTTGCCCTTGCGGACCATGCGCACCTTGCAGCCGGCGTCCTCGATTCCGAAGGCCTCGTCCATCGGCGCGACGCCGGAGGGAATGTTCGCCTCCATCACCTGTTCGAAACCCATCACGCCGCAGTAGAAATCGAGCGCCTTGTCCATGTCGGGGACGGCCAGCGCGGGGTGGTGCACTCCCAGAATCATCGCTGCTCTCCTTGCACGAGCGACCGTCGGGCCGCCCGGTGGCTTGGGGAGCGGGAGCATACCGCGAAGGCTGCCGTCGGTGGGGGCCTGGTCAGCCGGGCGTGACCAGGCAGTCGAGGATGCGCTCGATCTCCGCCCGCTGCTCGGCGCGCGGCGCCGGCCCGTCGTTCACCACACGATCCGCGGCGCGGAAGAACGGCAGGAACGCGGGTTCGTCCTCGCAGCGTTTCGCCACCTGGAGCGGGCGTCCCGTCCCGACGC
Proteins encoded in this window:
- a CDS encoding thioredoxin domain-containing protein; its protein translation is MSKEASRLALAAGALLVVFGIGAFLYNQSQSDAQSSLLAAADDTVFERPHSVTKGSADAQVTIVEFLDPECGSCKLMHPYVKRVMNQYGSRVRLVIRYLPLHKNSIQAIAALEAAREQDRFWDMLEILFREQHIWGSHKLPRPELIPGYAEQIGLDMEAYDRVVSRGEYKKLADIDRADAATLGVRGTPTFFVNGRPLEKLGYDGLRQLVADALAQSSRTDSESGTES
- a CDS encoding VOC family protein codes for the protein MILGVHHPALAVPDMDKALDFYCGVMGFEQVMEANIPSGVAPMDEAFGIEDAGCKVRMVRKGNSCIELFEFNSPEDGVANRPVNRTGLTHFAVCTDDFQTDYDYLVSKGVTFNTPPFGASPARFAYGRDPFGNVFELLEHVPGSGASTLSFDE
- a CDS encoding TM2 domain-containing protein, which produces MSSEAAARGDTHRKSIGYLLWLFGFLGSHRFYYGKPYTGTLWFCTLGLLGIGWLIDLFLIPSMDRDADERFVTGEIDYSLAWGLLTFLGVVGIHRFYLGKLWTGILYLVSGGIVGVGVLYDFWTLNDQIAAVNRPETR